In Daphnia pulicaria isolate SC F1-1A chromosome 9, SC_F0-13Bv2, whole genome shotgun sequence, the genomic stretch ACCAGGCACAATACAcccaacaactaaaaaattgaaaaaagaagaaatgaaaaaacaacAGGTAACAAAGGTGTGTGCGGATATAACTGACAACAACACGTGATGGCCGAAAGGCGTTGGATGACTGGCTGGGGTTTTCCTCCGTGACGCCACACAgtcaaaacacaaaataaaaaataatggtGTGTTTGACTGTTTGCTCTTGTGGAAATCCATCAAATGCTGAGCCGAGTGTCTTCCTGATTTCGTAATAACGCCAAACGTAATACTTGTTTAAATGTGTTACGAGCTGTTGCGTGAATGGGATTTCCACTGTATGTAAACATAAAATAGGAAATAGATTTTCTGCTTAATAAATCGGAATAAGTAACATACTCTGaggttttcaattaaaataagaaggcaaaactaagaaaaaaaaactttatagCCTGCTATTGCCACCGTGGTAAAGGAGCGGCTATTTAGTTTGGACTCTGATACCTGTGACttcaatgtttctgcaatttCTGACTCATTAGCCACATCTAAAGTATCgagaagttttattttttaaattcttttttagaaGTAGAGCACGGAATGGGTGTAAGAAAAAGACCGTTTATTGTTCGGTTTTGTTGGGTGAAGAAATCGTTCGTGAATTAGTCTCGCGAGTGGACGTCACCAGTTAACTAACTATAAAGACCACCTCAAAAATTTCGTGTTGGTAAATTCGTTTTCGGTCTCTCTGAGATAGCTGACAACATCCAAAAAATCATTCGTCGCGTTATTCGACTGGCTTCATTATtggtaataaattttttatttttagtttaaattatTGATTCAGTAACATGTGTTTCTCTGAAAttcttttgtaatttttatatgatcaatttttaatttgtcttACTAAAAGCTTGTTAGTTTATAACTTTCGACTGATTGGTCTCGAATTATTTATCTGAAATCAAAGGTTTTTTTACCCAGTCTGCTACCAGCTTTTTCTCTGTCGGTGTCCGACGAAAAGCGACTAGCAGATCACGAACGGTGGAAAGGCCACGTCTTTGATGACGTGAGCGACTCAAACTACCATTTTGTCAGCAAACAAAATCTTAACCTTTATCAGTTGCGCAACAAAGCGTCAGCAACAGTATCCAGTGGTAAAAACGGATACTCGAAAACCAAAGGCCCTTCATACGGTCAGGATAATTTAAATCAATATGGGAATAATAAACCAAACTGTACTGATGAAGGTATAATATAAtcggaatttttaaatttgtattaaTCGCTGCATGTTGAAACGGgttgatttatttgttatttctcaGATGAGGAATTCGATCATCGAAAGAAGATTTGGAAAGCAAGTCTGATCCTGGGGTCGGTTGGCTTGGCCTTGGGCAAATTGGGTCTCGTTTCAATTGTTtcaccatttttgtttgtggaggataccacaacaacaacgtcaacAACATCGACAACATCAACTAGTACATCAACATCTACATCAACTACTTCAACATCAACGACATCAACATCAACCACTTCCACATCAACAACATCGACCACTACTACCCCTACGACCACAACATCGACAACAAcgacaccaacaacaacgacaacaacgccaacaactacaacgacaacaacgCCAACAACTACAACGTCGACGACAACCACAACTATTGCGCCTAGTATTTATATGTTTCATTCATGCATCAACATTTTGTCAGAGTTCGTTTTGACGAACAAATCTTAATTTCAGTTTCTTGCACCACCACGACGACGATGACAGCCGGAGATTACAAAACCATCCGAAATCCTGGTGGACAAGTGGCACAGTGTCTTGCCATCACGGTACCTGTTGGcagcaaaattcaaattacttGCACGGTCGTCTATACGCAGGCTGGCACCTACACTAT encodes the following:
- the LOC124313723 gene encoding cell wall protein DAN4-like, giving the protein MGVRKRPFIVRPPQKFRVGKFVFGLSEIADNIQKIIRRVIRLASLLVFLPSLLPAFSLSVSDEKRLADHERWKGHVFDDVSDSNYHFVSKQNLNLYQLRNKASATVSSGKNGYSKTKGPSYGQDNLNQYGNNKPNCTDEDEEFDHRKKIWKASLILGSVGLALGKLGLVSIVSPFLFVEDTTTTTSTTSTTSTSTSTSTSTTSTSTTSTSTTSTSTTSTTTTPTTTTSTTTTPTTTTTTPTTTTTTTPTTTTSTTTTTIAPISCTTTTTMTAGDYKTIRNPGGQVAQCLAITVPVGSKIQITCTVVYTQAGTYTMFYTNGGTTLITGMAVVGVVYTSTDNTLTIESLAGSSNAETLCCSWTTV